In one Mucilaginibacter sp. PAMB04168 genomic region, the following are encoded:
- a CDS encoding M28 family peptidase: MRKTLLCSAALVAALGACAQKNTTAVKYAQYITVADAKKHLSIIASDAFEGRETGKPGADKAAAYLAGEFKKMGLQAPVNESYFLDIPLTNTAFTLKSVTLNGTTLTYGKDYTSMGGTGTQTVKASEVVFVGYGTEAELANVDLAGKVALVIAEPKPGTTVDNSNPRAAMMAFTRLVQGIRAKNAALVLAVGTVTQGSMAGKQSERITLKQANPRPITPRPLALTVTSAVADQLLKASGKTYEQLKASPAVQTVKADVTADYETVVKDAKAVDVLGFLPGSDAKLKEEVLVFSAHYDHIGMEPEDTPGDRINNGADDDGSGTTGILEIARAFTQAKKDGKGPRRSILFLGNVGEEKGLLGSEYYSEHPVFPLANTITDLNIDMIGRRDPAHEKTPDYCYLIGSDKLSTTLHKISENANNTYTKLAVDYKYNDPKDPERIYYRSDHYNFAKHNVPIVFYFDGVHADYHRVSDEVDKIDFPLLVKRAQLVFYTGWDLANRDERPVVDVKNDMPANRN; the protein is encoded by the coding sequence ATGAGAAAAACATTATTATGTAGCGCTGCCTTAGTTGCAGCACTGGGGGCATGTGCCCAAAAAAATACCACTGCGGTTAAATATGCGCAGTATATAACTGTTGCCGATGCTAAAAAGCACTTAAGCATTATTGCTTCCGACGCTTTTGAGGGTCGTGAAACCGGCAAACCAGGCGCTGACAAAGCAGCCGCTTACCTAGCTGGCGAGTTCAAAAAGATGGGCCTTCAGGCTCCGGTTAATGAGTCATATTTTTTGGATATACCTTTAACCAATACAGCTTTCACTCTCAAATCGGTTACCTTAAACGGCACCACGCTTACTTATGGTAAAGACTATACATCGATGGGTGGTACAGGCACACAAACTGTAAAAGCCAGCGAAGTAGTATTTGTGGGTTATGGTACCGAAGCTGAGTTAGCCAATGTTGACCTTGCCGGCAAAGTAGCCTTGGTTATAGCCGAGCCTAAACCAGGCACTACCGTTGATAATTCCAATCCTCGTGCAGCCATGATGGCCTTTACACGTTTGGTACAAGGTATACGTGCAAAAAATGCAGCTTTAGTACTTGCAGTTGGCACTGTAACTCAAGGCAGCATGGCCGGTAAGCAAAGCGAGCGTATAACGCTTAAACAAGCTAACCCACGCCCTATCACGCCGCGTCCACTGGCACTGACCGTTACATCTGCCGTTGCCGACCAGTTGCTTAAAGCAAGCGGTAAAACCTATGAGCAATTAAAAGCTTCACCTGCTGTACAAACCGTTAAGGCCGATGTTACAGCCGATTACGAAACCGTAGTAAAAGATGCCAAAGCAGTTGATGTTTTAGGCTTTTTACCAGGTTCGGACGCTAAATTAAAGGAAGAAGTTTTAGTTTTTTCGGCACACTATGACCATATTGGCATGGAACCCGAAGATACGCCTGGCGACCGCATTAACAACGGCGCTGATGATGACGGTTCGGGTACTACCGGTATTTTGGAGATTGCCCGTGCATTCACACAAGCAAAAAAGGACGGTAAAGGCCCTCGCCGCAGTATCCTGTTCCTGGGTAACGTAGGTGAAGAAAAAGGTTTATTAGGTTCAGAGTATTACTCGGAGCACCCGGTATTTCCATTGGCTAATACCATTACCGATTTAAACATTGATATGATTGGCCGCCGCGACCCTGCTCACGAAAAAACACCTGATTATTGCTACCTGATTGGTTCTGATAAACTGAGCACCACGCTGCACAAGATCAGCGAGAATGCCAACAACACTTACACCAAGTTAGCGGTAGATTATAAATATAATGACCCGAAAGACCCTGAGCGTATTTACTATCGCTCAGATCATTATAACTTTGCGAAGCACAATGTGCCAATCGTATTTTATTTTGATGGTGTACACGCCGATTATCACCGTGTAAGCGATGAGGTAGATAAAATCGACTTTCCATTATTAGTTAAACGCGCACAGCTGGTATTTTATACCGGTTGGGATTTAGCCAACCGCGATGAACGCCCCGTTGTTGATGTGAAAAACGACATGCCGGCAAACAGAAATTAA
- a CDS encoding LutB/LldF family L-lactate oxidation iron-sulfur protein: protein MGSTAEKFLVDSEEKAFNPEHRQIINYNMGKYHTAVARGTARLVNLETAKRKAHVVKWRVMENLDKFLPEFEANFQRRGGKVIWANDVAEAQQEILSILQRANAKKVVKSKTMATEEIHLNEFLEQNNIESLETDLGEYIVQLLGQKPYHIVTPAMHLSKEDIAKLFHEKFGTPIDATPEQLTAKARELLRDKYLQADAGITGANFLISDTGSIALSENEGNTRLSTTFPKIHIAVVGIEKIIPSIADLDLFWPLLSTHGTGQNLTVYNTILTGPRQPGEKDGPEEMYVILLDNGRTDLLAQKDQRQGLYCIRCGACLNACPVYQNVGGHTYNTTYSGPIGSVITPHMKGMEEFKHLSYASSLCGRCTEVCPVKIDIHKMLLLNRRDAVKSGVVNTVEKWSWAGWKKAMLSRKLTDFFGGKMKNFLLRTFFKKSWGHHREMPTVAEKSFAQRWAEEHNQTEKD from the coding sequence ATGGGAAGCACGGCCGAGAAATTTTTGGTGGATTCGGAAGAGAAGGCATTCAACCCTGAACATCGCCAGATTATTAATTATAACATGGGCAAGTACCACACGGCAGTTGCCCGTGGCACTGCCCGTTTAGTCAATTTAGAAACGGCTAAGCGTAAAGCACACGTAGTAAAATGGCGGGTGATGGAAAACCTCGACAAGTTTTTACCCGAGTTTGAAGCTAATTTTCAGCGCCGTGGTGGCAAGGTAATCTGGGCCAATGATGTAGCTGAGGCACAGCAGGAAATACTTAGTATTCTGCAAAGGGCAAACGCTAAAAAGGTGGTCAAATCCAAAACTATGGCTACTGAAGAGATTCATTTAAATGAGTTTTTGGAGCAAAACAACATAGAGTCGTTAGAGACCGATTTGGGTGAGTACATTGTACAATTGCTTGGCCAAAAGCCTTATCATATTGTAACACCGGCTATGCACCTCTCTAAAGAGGATATAGCCAAACTGTTTCACGAAAAATTTGGCACTCCCATAGATGCCACACCCGAGCAACTTACCGCCAAAGCCCGCGAATTACTGCGCGACAAATACCTTCAGGCTGATGCAGGTATTACCGGCGCCAACTTTCTGATATCAGACACGGGTAGCATAGCCTTAAGTGAAAACGAGGGTAACACCCGCTTAAGCACTACCTTTCCTAAAATACATATTGCCGTTGTAGGTATTGAGAAAATTATACCGTCTATTGCTGATCTCGACCTGTTTTGGCCACTCTTGTCCACTCATGGCACCGGGCAAAACCTAACCGTATACAATACTATTTTAACGGGTCCGCGCCAGCCGGGCGAAAAGGATGGACCGGAAGAAATGTATGTAATATTACTGGATAACGGCCGTACTGATTTGCTTGCTCAGAAAGACCAGCGGCAGGGTCTGTACTGCATTAGATGCGGGGCGTGCTTAAATGCCTGCCCGGTGTATCAAAATGTGGGTGGCCATACCTATAATACCACCTATAGCGGGCCTATTGGATCGGTAATTACACCGCATATGAAAGGCATGGAAGAGTTTAAACACTTAAGCTATGCCTCCAGTTTATGCGGGCGTTGTACCGAGGTATGCCCTGTTAAAATTGATATTCACAAAATGCTGTTACTTAACCGGCGTGATGCTGTAAAATCGGGCGTGGTGAATACGGTTGAGAAGTGGAGCTGGGCCGGCTGGAAAAAAGCTATGCTAAGCCGTAAACTAACCGATTTTTTCGGCGGTAAAATGAAGAACTTTTTATTGCGTACTTTCTTCAAAAAATCATGGGGGCATCACCGCGAAATGCCTACCGTAGCCGAAAAATCATTTGCACAACGCTGGGCCGAAGAGCACAACCAAACCGAAAAAGATTGA
- a CDS encoding dihydrofolate reductase family protein yields MRKVVLNLAVSLDGFIEGPNGEYDWCLADQDYGMTEFFAQTDTIFIGRKSYEMIAGMEDEYFPHIQKVYVFSDSLNTAANAKVEFIKSADFDERVKAILELDGSNIWLFGGANLLSTFLQRRLVAEMLLSVHPLILGSGKPLFTELNNRVDLLLQNTQTYDTGLVQLRYALKPMFDNSLLDTPFVHSGLDDF; encoded by the coding sequence ATGAGAAAAGTTGTTTTAAACCTTGCCGTTAGCCTTGATGGATTTATTGAAGGCCCTAACGGCGAGTATGACTGGTGCCTTGCCGATCAGGACTACGGCATGACTGAATTTTTTGCGCAGACCGATACCATATTTATTGGGCGTAAAAGCTATGAGATGATTGCAGGCATGGAGGATGAGTACTTTCCGCATATACAAAAGGTGTATGTTTTTTCAGATTCTTTGAATACAGCTGCCAATGCAAAGGTTGAGTTTATTAAAAGCGCAGATTTTGATGAGCGCGTAAAAGCCATTTTAGAACTTGATGGTTCCAACATTTGGTTATTTGGCGGAGCCAACCTGCTATCAACTTTTCTTCAACGCAGATTAGTTGCCGAGATGCTCCTATCTGTTCACCCGCTTATATTAGGTAGCGGCAAGCCTTTATTTACGGAGCTTAACAATCGGGTTGACCTGTTATTGCAAAACACCCAAACTTATGATACGGGTTTAGTACAGCTCAGGTATGCGCTAAAGCCTATGTTTGACAACAGCCTGCTAGACACGCCTTTTGTGCATTCGGGGTTGGATGATTTTTGA
- a CDS encoding catalase yields the protein MDNGKILNSNSQQEGEGAKTLTTRQGHPVTDNQNIRTVGNRGPATLENYQFLEKISHFDRERIPERVVHARGAGAHGIFEAYGTVGDEPVGKYTRARLFQEKGKQTPVFVRFSSVIHGGNSPETLRDPRGFAVKFYTEDGNWDLVGNNLKVFFIRDAMKFPDLVHAFKPDPVTNRQDGERIFDFISNTPEAMHMITFLFSPYGIPANYRQMQGSGVNTYKWVNKEGTGVLVKYHWEPVQGIKNLTQEQAEAIQAKNFNHATQDLFDAIEAGNYPQWELLVQIMSDEEHPELDFDPLDDTKIWPEDQFPWLPVGKMTLNRNPVNYFAEVEQSAFGTGVLVDGLDFSDDKMLQGRTFSYSDTQRYRVGSNYLQLPINAPKTHVATNQRDGQMAYHVDLPQGANAHVNYEPSTLNGLQEAPKAGADHEPEYKTTKLVRKKIDRTNNFAQAGERYHLLEDWERDDLINNLVNTLAPVQKHIQDKMIELFTQCDADYGRRVAEGIRAASANISKGPIGATHSDEAVKQAEDVAQESKPY from the coding sequence ATGGACAACGGAAAAATTTTAAACTCAAACAGCCAGCAGGAGGGTGAAGGTGCTAAAACCTTAACCACCCGCCAAGGGCACCCCGTTACGGATAACCAGAACATTCGTACAGTAGGTAACCGCGGACCGGCAACGCTCGAAAATTATCAGTTCCTGGAGAAGATATCTCATTTCGACCGGGAGCGTATCCCCGAGCGGGTAGTGCATGCCCGCGGTGCAGGTGCTCACGGTATCTTCGAAGCTTATGGAACGGTAGGTGATGAGCCGGTAGGTAAGTATACCCGTGCCAGGTTATTTCAGGAGAAAGGCAAGCAAACACCCGTGTTCGTACGCTTTTCATCGGTTATACACGGCGGTAACTCGCCCGAGACCTTACGCGACCCGCGTGGTTTTGCCGTTAAATTTTATACAGAGGATGGTAACTGGGATTTGGTAGGTAATAACCTCAAAGTGTTTTTCATTCGCGACGCGATGAAATTCCCCGACCTTGTCCATGCCTTTAAGCCCGATCCTGTAACCAACAGGCAAGACGGCGAGCGTATTTTCGATTTTATCAGCAATACGCCTGAGGCTATGCACATGATTACGTTCTTGTTTTCACCCTATGGCATTCCGGCTAACTACCGCCAAATGCAGGGTTCGGGCGTAAACACTTACAAGTGGGTGAATAAAGAAGGAACCGGGGTATTGGTAAAATACCATTGGGAGCCGGTACAAGGCATTAAGAACCTAACACAGGAGCAGGCCGAAGCCATACAAGCTAAAAACTTTAACCACGCTACGCAAGATCTGTTTGATGCTATTGAAGCCGGTAATTATCCGCAATGGGAATTGCTGGTTCAAATTATGAGTGATGAGGAACATCCTGAGCTGGATTTTGACCCTTTGGATGATACCAAAATATGGCCTGAAGATCAGTTCCCTTGGCTACCTGTAGGGAAAATGACTCTCAACCGCAACCCGGTTAATTACTTTGCCGAGGTTGAACAATCGGCCTTTGGTACAGGTGTGTTGGTTGACGGATTAGATTTTAGCGATGATAAAATGTTGCAGGGGCGTACCTTCTCTTACTCCGATACGCAGCGTTACCGGGTAGGGTCAAACTATTTGCAACTGCCAATAAATGCACCTAAAACCCACGTGGCTACTAATCAGCGCGATGGACAGATGGCTTACCATGTAGATTTACCACAAGGTGCTAATGCGCACGTGAACTATGAACCTTCAACTTTAAACGGTTTGCAGGAAGCACCAAAAGCAGGTGCAGATCATGAGCCGGAATACAAGACCACTAAACTGGTTCGAAAAAAAATTGACCGCACCAACAATTTTGCCCAAGCCGGCGAACGCTATCACTTGCTTGAAGATTGGGAGCGTGATGACCTGATTAATAACTTGGTTAACACCTTAGCACCTGTTCAGAAACATATACAGGATAAGATGATCGAACTATTTACCCAGTGCGATGCAGATTATGGCCGCCGTGTAGCCGAAGGAATTAGAGCCGCCAGCGCTAATATCTCAAAAGGTCCCATCGGTGCTACCCATTCTGACGAAGCTGTTAAGCAGGCAGAAGACGTTGCGCAGGAATCAAAGCCTTATTAA
- a CDS encoding PAS domain-containing protein, protein MDGIVNQGVEPFFKILFYQNPQPMWFFDTVTLRFLEVNDAATKHYGYSREAFLSMTVRDIRPEEDLERFEEVRRALNGANTMQRPFRHIKGDGAIIHVQLISYPVAYEGYNARLVMVHDVTEQELLIERFNLISKATHDAIWDWNLESDEVLWSKSFTQMFGYTASDIESSSKFWSARIHPDDRDRVMSSIYEVINTQEKNWTGQYRFLRADGSYAYILDRGYTLFKDGKALRMVGSMMDTSEQVELLQARLDTEARLHTLTSASPTALWMSDHDGAIIYANQKWKDWCDVQGNEDLRGQWSRIIHPDDLEMVVDRFTKAHINRVEYNVDYRIILKDGSLHWLTSTGLPRYQEDEFLGFVGSCTDITRQKYLELQKDEFISTVSHELKTPITSIKAYEQLISRLKTVDDPKAVSFLGRMRLQISRLDALVQDLLDISRIESGKLTFNATELEMDVLLADLVSDLQLVFTSHRLVITKNQPCKINADRNRTIQLITNLIDNAVKYSPLGNEIFINLVCDEAYLTFSIQDFGRGIPREQQPYIFDRFYQVNDVYKAPGLGIGLYLCKEIVKHLDGKIWFESEPGEGTTFYFKLLRNI, encoded by the coding sequence ATGGATGGAATTGTAAACCAAGGCGTAGAGCCATTTTTTAAGATCCTTTTTTATCAAAACCCACAACCCATGTGGTTTTTCGATACCGTTACTTTGCGATTTCTTGAAGTGAATGATGCCGCTACCAAGCACTATGGTTACAGTCGTGAAGCTTTTTTAAGCATGACGGTACGTGACATTCGTCCGGAGGAAGATCTGGAAAGATTTGAGGAGGTAAGGCGGGCCCTGAATGGTGCCAACACAATGCAACGCCCGTTCAGGCATATAAAAGGCGATGGCGCCATCATTCACGTACAACTTATTTCTTATCCTGTTGCATATGAGGGTTATAATGCCCGCCTAGTGATGGTGCATGATGTTACCGAACAAGAACTGCTTATTGAGCGGTTTAATCTGATTTCAAAGGCTACCCATGATGCTATTTGGGACTGGAACCTGGAAAGCGACGAGGTTTTGTGGAGCAAATCGTTTACGCAGATGTTCGGCTATACGGCCAGTGATATCGAGTCAAGTTCAAAATTCTGGTCGGCCCGTATCCACCCCGATGACCGGGACCGGGTAATGAGCAGTATATATGAGGTAATTAACACCCAAGAGAAGAACTGGACCGGGCAGTACCGCTTCTTAAGAGCTGACGGTAGTTATGCCTACATTTTGGATCGTGGTTATACCCTGTTTAAAGATGGCAAAGCTCTGCGTATGGTAGGGTCTATGATGGATACCAGCGAACAGGTTGAATTGTTGCAGGCCCGGTTAGATACGGAGGCGCGCTTGCATACCCTTACATCAGCATCGCCCACAGCTTTATGGATGTCAGATCACGACGGGGCTATCATTTACGCCAACCAAAAATGGAAAGACTGGTGTGATGTACAAGGCAATGAGGATTTGCGAGGCCAGTGGAGCCGGATCATTCATCCGGATGACCTGGAGATGGTTGTTGACCGTTTCACAAAGGCGCATATTAACCGGGTTGAGTACAACGTTGATTACCGTATTATATTGAAAGATGGTTCACTGCACTGGCTAACTTCAACTGGTTTGCCCCGTTATCAGGAAGATGAATTTTTGGGCTTTGTGGGTTCGTGTACCGATATTACCAGGCAAAAGTACCTGGAGTTGCAAAAGGATGAGTTTATAAGCACTGTAAGCCATGAACTGAAAACGCCGATTACCTCTATTAAAGCTTATGAGCAGCTAATATCGCGCTTAAAAACCGTAGATGACCCTAAAGCAGTTAGCTTCTTAGGGCGCATGCGACTACAAATAAGCAGACTGGATGCATTAGTGCAAGACCTGCTTGATATATCACGTATAGAATCGGGTAAATTAACATTCAATGCAACTGAACTGGAAATGGATGTGCTGCTTGCCGATCTGGTTAGCGACCTGCAATTGGTATTTACATCCCATCGCTTAGTAATAACCAAAAATCAGCCTTGCAAGATCAACGCCGATCGTAACCGTACAATTCAGCTCATTACCAATTTAATAGATAACGCCGTTAAGTACTCACCGTTAGGCAATGAAATATTTATTAACCTGGTGTGTGATGAAGCGTACCTGACATTTAGTATTCAGGATTTTGGGCGAGGTATACCGCGGGAGCAGCAGCCGTATATTTTTGACAGATTTTACCAGGTGAACGATGTTTATAAAGCACCAGGCTTGGGCATTGGGCTGTACTTGTGCAAGGAGATTGTTAAACATTTGGACGGTAAAATATGGTTTGAGAGCGAGCCGGGCGAAGGCACTACATTCTACTTCAAACTTTTACGGAATATCTAA
- a CDS encoding DUF6515 family protein — MKKLNKYLLTLGLSVLTTLSLSLTADAQRGGRGGGFGGGNRGGGGSFGGSRDGGFGGGGFQGRSGGGFQGRSGGSFSPRGGDFGNRGSYNTPRGNSGPGRQSYGMRPNFGDRQGITPRGSFDRNRTYSAPRGSFGYPRGNYSYRGNVGRQGFYGRPGYRGSVGRSYFYGRSYYRGGIRGYYGRPYTGFYHNYRGYYNSYYYPRLGFSLGVLPFGYYSFNWGGNPYFYSNGFYYQQYNNQYTVVEPPVGAEIDRLPDDAEAITIDGQQYYESNGVYYQPVTKDNGRIAYRVAGKDGELNTDNNNSQYNGDDNGDYPQIGDVIEELPDGARKVKVDGEKYYVTPEGVYLHEQRDASGKKIFVVTSVPGNDDNDDQN; from the coding sequence ATGAAAAAACTTAATAAATATTTGCTTACACTGGGACTTAGCGTTTTAACAACACTGTCCCTTTCCTTAACTGCAGATGCACAACGCGGCGGAAGAGGCGGTGGTTTTGGTGGTGGCAACCGCGGCGGCGGCGGCAGTTTTGGCGGGTCTCGTGATGGTGGTTTTGGCGGTGGCGGTTTTCAAGGTCGTTCAGGCGGTGGTTTCCAGGGCCGCTCAGGTGGCAGCTTTTCTCCACGGGGTGGCGATTTTGGTAATCGGGGCAGTTACAATACGCCACGAGGTAATTCAGGCCCAGGCCGCCAGAGTTACGGCATGCGTCCAAATTTTGGCGACAGGCAAGGCATTACACCTCGCGGAAGCTTTGATCGTAACCGTACTTACAGCGCACCCAGAGGTTCTTTTGGTTATCCACGCGGCAATTACAGCTACCGCGGCAATGTAGGCCGTCAGGGTTTCTATGGTCGTCCGGGTTACAGAGGCAGTGTTGGGCGCAGCTATTTTTATGGCCGTTCGTACTATCGTGGTGGTATAAGAGGTTACTACGGTCGTCCGTATACTGGCTTCTACCATAACTACCGGGGTTATTACAACAGTTATTATTACCCACGTTTAGGTTTTAGTCTTGGTGTGTTACCTTTTGGTTATTACTCATTTAATTGGGGAGGGAACCCGTATTTTTACAGCAATGGTTTTTATTATCAACAGTATAACAATCAATATACTGTGGTTGAACCGCCGGTAGGTGCCGAGATAGATCGTTTACCTGATGATGCCGAAGCCATCACCATTGATGGTCAGCAGTATTATGAATCGAATGGTGTATACTACCAGCCGGTTACTAAAGACAACGGCCGCATTGCTTACCGTGTAGCCGGTAAAGACGGCGAGTTGAATACCGATAATAACAACAGCCAATACAATGGCGACGATAATGGTGATTATCCGCAAATAGGAGACGTTATTGAAGAATTGCCTGATGGCGCCCGTAAGGTGAAGGTAGATGGCGAAAAATATTACGTAACTCCCGAGGGCGTTTATTTACACGAGCAACGCGATGCCAGCGGCAAAAAGATTTTCGTAGTAACCAGCGTACCCGGTAATGACGATAATGATGATCAGAATTAA
- a CDS encoding lipid-binding protein, whose amino-acid sequence MKKIVYILVAFAFAFSSCRKDEVEAGGTNVQEMAGEFWVQANDGDDSFYKITTFNTASNSSTQMWLKEEDYGYQTLVNVNLTDGTFSQPNGTDITGGYIAKPIVITAGKIVKNGTKAPGSGVPTDLITFTATFSNASGNNQVTYTGYRRTKFLSDDH is encoded by the coding sequence ATGAAAAAGATAGTTTATATACTGGTAGCATTTGCGTTTGCGTTTAGCTCTTGTCGCAAAGATGAAGTAGAAGCTGGAGGCACAAACGTGCAAGAGATGGCTGGTGAATTTTGGGTTCAGGCCAATGATGGCGATGATTCTTTTTATAAAATTACCACCTTTAATACTGCATCTAATTCTTCTACCCAAATGTGGCTAAAAGAAGAAGATTACGGGTACCAAACTTTGGTCAACGTAAATTTAACTGATGGTACGTTTTCTCAGCCAAACGGCACCGATATTACAGGAGGTTATATAGCTAAGCCAATAGTTATAACAGCTGGTAAAATTGTAAAAAATGGCACAAAGGCACCTGGCTCTGGTGTTCCTACCGACTTGATTACGTTTACTGCTACGTTTTCAAATGCTTCTGGTAACAACCAAGTTACTTACACCGGCTACCGGAGAACCAAATTTTTATCAGACGATCATTAA
- a CDS encoding DUF5011 domain-containing protein: MKKYIKLIGIALVCISVYSCQKDKFDYKEGYVGESKITNYATFTMKGDTYTSVVKGSTYTDAGAAAKEGSSDLKVTATGTVNTAVVGLYTISYSATNSDGFPASVTRYVAVIPTAEVAGVNVAGSYDYASGGTTATVTKLAPGFYRTSNLYSAATTIPAYVITSDGLSWTIPLQSTAYGRLQGTAKLAGFTSGSTLNYSVDLLDQGIAGSTRRWLKQ; this comes from the coding sequence ATGAAAAAATATATAAAGCTTATTGGAATAGCATTAGTTTGTATTTCGGTATACTCATGCCAAAAAGATAAATTCGATTATAAGGAAGGGTACGTTGGCGAGTCGAAAATAACGAACTACGCGACGTTTACCATGAAAGGGGATACTTATACTTCTGTAGTAAAGGGTAGTACTTACACTGATGCCGGAGCGGCTGCAAAAGAAGGTAGTTCGGATTTGAAAGTAACTGCAACCGGTACAGTTAACACAGCTGTTGTTGGCTTATATACCATCAGCTACAGTGCAACCAACAGCGATGGTTTCCCTGCAAGTGTAACCCGTTACGTTGCTGTAATACCTACTGCTGAAGTGGCTGGTGTGAATGTTGCCGGAAGTTATGATTATGCTTCCGGAGGTACTACTGCTACGGTTACTAAACTAGCTCCAGGTTTTTACAGAACAAGTAATTTGTATTCAGCAGCTACAACAATTCCTGCATACGTTATTACAAGCGATGGTTTAAGCTGGACTATTCCGCTGCAAAGTACAGCCTATGGCCGCTTGCAGGGGACAGCAAAGTTAGCCGGATTTACATCGGGTAGTACTTTGAATTACTCTGTTGATTTGCTTGATCAAGGTATAGCCGGCTCAACTCGCAGATGGTTAAAACAATAA
- a CDS encoding SusD/RagB family nutrient-binding outer membrane lipoprotein: MKRNTLYKSALTFGIAFLSFGCSKIADINVSPNNPSVDAATPQILFPSAVLSAAGRIGGELNILGGVWSQYWTQSNSSAQYRSIDSYNLIRTDLNANYSELFAGSLSDLQLAITQAKAANNNQYYLMCTVMKAVVYETLVDLYDQVPYTEAFKGIENIQPKFDDGYSIYKGLLAEIDAALATNYNGKLVGSAATADLVLGGDMDKWRQFANTLELRMYLRMINAKPAEAQAGYQKLVARKADYLTVNAGVTQYTDATDKRNPFYTYNVFALNSSTNLRASTTLVSYLKTNGDPRIVPYFTSATTTSINQGDFNATPAARPEYSTANTPNQDATDPVFFLTAAESYFLQAEADLRFNGGVNTAALYNEGVNAAFEQVGAVRGNLYPFPTAGTTEQKIEAIIVQKWASLPKTGHTLEGFFEQERTGYPRISPVYSTALAYVPGQWVYSATGVTTGKLFPKRLVFPDVERSRNNNTPAEVPITTPVWWGK, encoded by the coding sequence ATGAAAAGAAATACATTATATAAATCAGCGCTTACATTTGGCATAGCATTTTTGTCATTTGGCTGTAGCAAAATTGCTGATATAAACGTTAGCCCCAACAACCCTTCGGTTGATGCGGCTACACCACAAATTTTGTTTCCTTCGGCTGTTCTTTCAGCAGCGGGCCGCATTGGCGGCGAGTTAAATATATTAGGAGGCGTTTGGTCACAGTATTGGACACAATCCAACAGTTCAGCCCAATACCGCAGTATTGATTCTTACAATCTGATACGTACCGATCTAAATGCGAACTATAGCGAATTATTTGCTGGCTCGTTAAGCGATTTGCAGTTAGCTATTACGCAGGCAAAAGCCGCGAATAACAATCAGTACTATTTAATGTGTACGGTGATGAAAGCTGTTGTATATGAAACACTGGTTGATTTGTATGACCAGGTTCCGTATACCGAGGCATTTAAGGGAATTGAGAACATACAACCAAAGTTTGATGACGGTTATAGCATTTACAAAGGTTTATTAGCCGAAATTGATGCGGCTTTGGCTACGAACTACAATGGTAAGCTGGTTGGATCAGCTGCTACCGCCGACCTAGTACTTGGCGGTGATATGGATAAGTGGCGCCAATTTGCAAATACATTAGAATTAAGAATGTATTTACGTATGATTAATGCCAAGCCGGCTGAAGCACAAGCCGGATACCAAAAGCTGGTAGCCCGAAAAGCTGATTACCTTACAGTAAATGCTGGCGTTACGCAGTACACTGATGCCACAGATAAACGTAATCCTTTTTACACTTATAACGTATTTGCCTTAAACAGTTCAACTAACTTAAGGGCCAGTACTACGTTGGTTTCTTACTTGAAAACCAATGGCGACCCACGTATAGTGCCTTATTTTACCTCAGCTACCACTACCTCAATTAATCAGGGCGATTTTAATGCAACACCTGCGGCACGCCCTGAATACTCAACTGCTAATACTCCTAATCAGGACGCTACAGATCCTGTTTTTTTCCTGACTGCTGCTGAGTCTTATTTTTTGCAGGCTGAAGCTGATTTGCGGTTTAATGGAGGTGTAAATACTGCTGCTTTGTACAACGAAGGTGTTAACGCAGCTTTTGAACAAGTTGGTGCTGTGCGCGGTAACCTTTATCCTTTCCCAACTGCAGGAACAACGGAACAAAAGATTGAAGCTATCATTGTACAAAAATGGGCCTCTTTGCCTAAAACCGGCCATACTTTAGAAGGCTTTTTTGAGCAGGAGCGTACAGGCTATCCAAGAATTAGCCCTGTGTACTCAACTGCCCTTGCTTATGTACCTGGTCAGTGGGTTTATTCTGCCACTGGTGTAACTACTGGCAAATTGTTCCCTAAGCGCCTGGTGTTTCCTGATGTTGAGCGTAGCCGTAACAACAATACTCCGGCCGAGGTGCCTATAACTACACCGGTATGGTGGGGTAAATAA